In a genomic window of Pedobacter sp. KBS0701:
- a CDS encoding ATP-dependent Clp protease ATP-binding subunit, with the protein MAVTNLSESVKTALHIAQSLAKEYRNEVFSAAHLLKGLMHKDVGLRSFITSIGKDEEYISEWAEVRIDEQAKSASLSDTVSGGPEIAVIFEEADNVRIKLGLDLITPVCVLTALAKPGIGFQPDQLKSFPIKEREILDLYVKDEEISRVVSPDKATAGTENKSTGNALHKYCIDRLQMVRDGKTDPIIGRDKETRQMMEILCRRTKPNVILTGDAGVGKTALVDGFAIDIVNQNVPESLKPVQLFELDLGSLIAGASYKGEIEDRLKNIIKEIKQFEKAVLFIDEIHTLLDSKGPLGAGIGNLLKPELARGEITVIGATTIDEYRKIIEPEQAFSRRFEVLQVNEPNEESTIKMLQKLAVKYEEHHTLSIEPDALGECVRLAKRYMKDRRLPDSAFDLLDRTMAAMKMMNDTSDQVLDSLETELETLNANQEQSDADRFVDYKWLFSLLQNKLSPVLLGRLTDETQTDAFETADEYQGYINSSLRELKKYAAEKSDRITKQDIASIVAYKTGIPMGKLQAGEKEKLLNMEQYLKKRVVGQDQALKAVSDAILESRSGLNKKGQPIGSFFLLGPTGTGKTELAKSIAEFLFNDEKAMIRFDMSEFKEEHSAALLYGAPPGYVGYEEGGLLVNKIRQQPYSVLLFDEIEKAHPSVFDTFLQILDEGHMHDRLGKEGDFSNSLILFTSNIGSEWIAEQIGKGVIPASNQLMEVMAGHFRPEFLARISEIVPFAPINESNVVRIFEIQLSSLVQSLNKMGIEFEIAEDAKKMIALDGFTPKYGARQLSAVIRNLLRRPISKYIISGELKKGSKVVVSKHSEEDKLEWNIIQPETATLEQKLS; encoded by the coding sequence ATGGCAGTTACAAACTTAAGCGAATCGGTAAAAACAGCCCTGCACATTGCACAATCACTGGCAAAAGAATACAGAAACGAAGTGTTTTCTGCAGCTCATTTGCTCAAAGGATTAATGCATAAAGATGTTGGTTTAAGATCATTTATTACTTCCATTGGGAAGGATGAGGAATATATAAGCGAGTGGGCTGAAGTCCGGATTGATGAGCAGGCGAAATCGGCAAGCCTTAGCGATACGGTTAGTGGCGGGCCAGAAATTGCGGTGATTTTTGAAGAAGCAGATAATGTGCGCATTAAACTGGGTCTTGATTTAATTACACCTGTTTGTGTGTTAACCGCACTCGCAAAACCCGGTATCGGCTTTCAGCCTGATCAGTTAAAATCTTTTCCAATCAAGGAACGCGAAATTTTGGATCTCTATGTAAAGGATGAAGAAATTTCGAGGGTAGTCTCACCGGATAAGGCAACCGCTGGTACCGAAAATAAAAGTACAGGTAATGCGCTGCATAAATATTGTATAGATCGCTTACAGATGGTTCGGGATGGTAAAACAGATCCGATAATTGGCCGCGATAAAGAAACCCGGCAAATGATGGAAATCCTTTGCCGCAGAACTAAGCCAAATGTAATTCTTACAGGCGATGCCGGCGTAGGTAAAACAGCTTTAGTAGATGGCTTTGCTATCGATATTGTGAATCAGAACGTTCCCGAAAGTTTAAAGCCAGTTCAGCTTTTCGAATTGGATTTAGGTTCGTTAATCGCGGGTGCATCTTACAAAGGAGAAATCGAAGACCGTTTAAAAAACATCATTAAAGAAATAAAACAGTTCGAAAAAGCGGTGCTTTTTATTGATGAAATTCATACTTTGTTAGATAGCAAAGGCCCTTTGGGTGCTGGCATTGGCAATCTGTTGAAACCAGAACTTGCCCGTGGCGAAATAACAGTAATCGGCGCCACAACTATTGACGAGTATCGTAAGATTATTGAGCCGGAACAGGCTTTTAGCAGGCGTTTTGAAGTGCTTCAGGTAAATGAACCAAATGAAGAAAGCACTATTAAAATGTTGCAGAAACTGGCTGTAAAATACGAAGAACACCATACGCTAAGCATCGAACCGGATGCCTTAGGCGAATGTGTGCGACTGGCCAAACGTTACATGAAAGATAGAAGGCTCCCTGATTCTGCCTTCGATCTGCTTGATAGGACCATGGCGGCGATGAAAATGATGAATGATACATCCGATCAGGTACTTGATAGTTTGGAAACAGAACTGGAAACACTGAATGCAAACCAGGAACAATCAGACGCTGATCGATTCGTAGATTATAAATGGCTTTTTTCATTACTTCAGAATAAGTTAAGTCCGGTTTTATTGGGGCGTTTAACTGATGAGACACAGACCGATGCCTTCGAAACTGCAGATGAATACCAGGGTTATATCAATAGCAGCCTTCGGGAATTAAAAAAATATGCTGCGGAGAAAAGCGACCGCATAACCAAGCAGGATATTGCTTCTATAGTGGCCTATAAAACAGGTATACCTATGGGTAAACTGCAGGCCGGTGAAAAAGAAAAATTGCTCAATATGGAGCAATACCTTAAAAAACGTGTGGTAGGACAGGATCAGGCTTTAAAAGCTGTTTCTGATGCCATACTCGAGTCGCGTAGCGGCCTGAACAAAAAAGGACAACCCATTGGATCCTTCTTTTTACTGGGACCAACCGGAACAGGAAAAACCGAATTAGCCAAATCAATTGCCGAATTCTTGTTTAACGATGAAAAGGCGATGATCAGGTTTGACATGTCTGAATTTAAAGAAGAGCACAGTGCCGCCCTGCTTTACGGGGCTCCTCCGGGATATGTCGGCTATGAAGAAGGTGGCTTGTTGGTGAATAAAATCAGGCAGCAGCCATATTCTGTACTTTTGTTTGATGAAATTGAAAAAGCGCACCCTTCGGTTTTCGACACCTTTCTGCAAATTTTGGATGAAGGCCACATGCATGACCGTTTAGGAAAAGAAGGTGATTTTAGTAATTCGTTAATACTTTTCACTTCTAACATTGGTAGCGAATGGATTGCTGAACAGATTGGGAAAGGTGTTATTCCCGCTTCGAACCAATTAATGGAGGTAATGGCCGGACATTTCCGCCCTGAGTTTTTAGCCCGGATTTCTGAAATTGTTCCATTTGCACCGATTAACGAAAGCAATGTGGTACGCATCTTTGAAATTCAGCTGAGCAGTTTGGTGCAATCGCTTAACAAAATGGGTATCGAGTTCGAAATTGCAGAAGATGCTAAAAAAATGATTGCTTTAGATGGTTTTACACCTAAATATGGTGCAAGACAGTTATCGGCTGTTATCCGGAATCTTTTACGTCGCCCGATCTCCAAATACATCATTTCTGGCGAACTGAAAAAAGGATCGAAGGTTGTTGTGAGCAAACATTCTGAGGAGGATAAACTGGAATGGAATATTATTCAGCCTGAAACCGCAACATTGGAACAAAAATTGAGTTAA
- a CDS encoding DUF5458 family protein, translating to MSNPQELKADQNTSEAGFKPAESKTIEKTSLKDNLEKLARVGGFDLLEATVDGLQNLNPERKARKQIFLTGDEKKKEREELKKKIQLWIDVLESSTSVADMVEKSTEKLNAAEENLNKNIGTALESTRELEQAYRSVHLFYKNTESDKLKNVVLLNASMDQIKDLDNPRFIEYVDDELKQNYDRLDLRNNYSLMVVPGYMGSNKVLERWGKIAHNNKAMLVTDFADLDQPDDVLDLFTAANFTGGDAFRSNVIMTCNWLVGRGKVAEVGEEDDLTVPGSAALAGKMYYTLMSQVTAGKKHGAINEVDGVKFDLKKSEISHLERVGLVPMVNEYGKVMAFSAKTLFNGDNIGLQTYSVVRVFDYITKVLFDFLNRRAFENWTSKTEQDLRGQIVKFLDGIQGADRLIERFKIMRFERDEQQKDRIHLDIHITPYFPAKSFVVKLDGHKGEDESTTWSSEYNQQ from the coding sequence ATGTCAAACCCTCAAGAATTAAAAGCAGACCAAAATACGTCCGAAGCAGGTTTTAAACCAGCAGAAAGCAAAACGATAGAAAAAACATCACTTAAGGATAACTTAGAAAAGCTGGCCAGGGTTGGCGGTTTCGATTTGTTAGAAGCAACAGTTGATGGCCTTCAGAATTTAAATCCTGAAAGAAAAGCACGGAAACAGATTTTTTTAACCGGCGATGAAAAGAAGAAAGAACGCGAAGAACTGAAAAAGAAAATCCAGCTTTGGATAGACGTGCTAGAGTCTTCCACCTCTGTGGCCGATATGGTTGAAAAAAGTACCGAAAAACTTAACGCTGCAGAAGAAAACCTGAATAAGAATATTGGTACCGCTTTAGAAAGTACAAGAGAACTGGAGCAGGCGTACCGTTCGGTGCATTTGTTCTATAAGAATACCGAATCTGATAAACTCAAAAATGTAGTACTCTTAAATGCATCAATGGATCAGATCAAAGATCTTGATAATCCACGTTTTATTGAATATGTAGATGATGAGTTAAAACAGAATTACGATCGTTTGGATCTTCGTAATAACTACTCGTTAATGGTGGTGCCAGGTTACATGGGCTCTAATAAAGTGTTGGAAAGATGGGGTAAAATTGCACATAACAACAAAGCCATGTTGGTAACCGATTTTGCAGATCTTGATCAGCCGGATGACGTACTTGATTTATTTACCGCAGCTAATTTCACTGGAGGTGATGCTTTTAGATCGAACGTTATCATGACCTGTAACTGGCTTGTTGGCCGCGGTAAGGTTGCCGAAGTGGGCGAGGAAGATGATTTAACTGTACCCGGATCAGCTGCACTTGCAGGCAAAATGTACTATACTTTAATGTCGCAGGTTACTGCAGGTAAAAAACATGGTGCCATAAATGAGGTAGATGGCGTAAAATTTGATTTAAAGAAAAGCGAAATCTCTCATCTGGAGAGAGTAGGCTTGGTACCAATGGTTAACGAATATGGTAAAGTAATGGCTTTTTCTGCTAAAACGTTATTTAATGGTGATAACATCGGTTTACAGACTTATTCGGTTGTACGTGTATTCGATTACATTACCAAAGTATTATTCGATTTCCTGAACAGAAGGGCATTCGAAAACTGGACTTCTAAAACAGAACAGGATTTACGTGGTCAGATTGTGAAATTTTTAGATGGTATTCAGGGCGCTGACCGTTTGATCGAAAGATTTAAGATCATGCGTTTCGAAAGAGATGAACAACAAAAAGATAGAATCCACCTGGATATCCACATTACGCCATATTTTCCAGCCAAAAGTTTTGTAGTAAAACTGGATGGACATAAAGGTGAAGATGAAAGTACCACATGGAGTTCAGAGTATAATCAGCAGTAG
- a CDS encoding NAD(P)H-dependent oxidoreductase, with the protein MKQVLILNGDIEKNASTNFLINAYKQGAESVGATVRELAIIDLIFNSNKLFNNRQIAELEPDLQKALTAIRQSNHIVLFCPVYVDHIPAKIKGFFDRLFMPDQIFTTQQQNVNNNFSGRSGRIVSILDEATFKEWKANKKTTYLSIKKVVFEKCRMSPVLTNTIGELHSLENHYSQKWLAKMEKFGSQLI; encoded by the coding sequence ATGAAGCAAGTACTTATCCTGAATGGGGATATTGAAAAAAACGCATCTACAAACTTCCTGATTAACGCCTATAAGCAAGGGGCAGAAAGTGTTGGCGCTACTGTAAGGGAGTTGGCCATTATCGATCTGATATTTAATTCTAACAAGCTGTTTAATAACCGACAGATTGCCGAGTTAGAACCCGATTTGCAGAAAGCATTAACGGCGATCAGGCAAAGTAATCATATTGTGCTTTTTTGCCCGGTGTACGTAGATCATATTCCCGCAAAAATTAAAGGCTTTTTCGATCGCTTATTTATGCCCGATCAGATTTTTACTACTCAGCAGCAAAATGTAAACAATAACTTTAGCGGCCGTTCGGGAAGAATTGTATCTATTTTAGATGAGGCAACCTTTAAAGAATGGAAAGCCAATAAGAAAACAACTTACCTTTCCATCAAAAAAGTTGTTTTTGAGAAATGCAGAATGAGTCCTGTACTCACCAATACGATTGGCGAATTGCATTCCCTAGAAAATCATTACAGTCAAAAATGGCTGGCCAAGATGGAAAAGTTTGGATCACAATTGATTTGA